The following proteins come from a genomic window of Bacillus sp. Marseille-P3661:
- a CDS encoding nuclease-related domain-containing protein, with protein MLYKSRSQSAELLILRSLNARMSLSDKDQQHYQNLKKGYEGEVIFDSFTEKLACDCYILNDLLFKFNGTQFQIDSLIITSDTIYCFEVKNYEGDYFYESERFYTKTRSEISSPLTQLSRSESMLRQLLQNLGNQLPIQAFVVFINPEFTLYQTPLNKPMIFRSQVNRYMKNLSTIPFKLDKKHKILADKLLVNHIKDSPILSLPSYDYEQLQKGIPCISCGSLSITVSRTKCVCEECGHEETVTNAVLRCVEEFQRLFPSQKITTNTIFDWCGVVKSKERIRMILKKYYKIIGVHQWAFYE; from the coding sequence ATGCTATACAAATCTAGATCACAATCTGCCGAGTTACTAATTCTTAGATCTTTAAATGCGCGAATGAGTTTATCAGACAAAGACCAGCAGCACTACCAAAATCTTAAAAAAGGATATGAAGGTGAAGTTATATTTGATTCATTTACCGAAAAACTTGCATGTGACTGCTATATTTTAAATGATTTACTATTTAAATTTAACGGCACTCAATTCCAAATCGATTCGTTAATTATTACATCAGACACGATTTATTGCTTTGAAGTAAAAAATTACGAAGGGGATTATTTTTATGAATCTGAACGATTTTATACTAAGACAAGGTCGGAAATTAGTAGCCCATTAACACAATTAAGTCGAAGTGAATCGATGCTTCGTCAGTTACTCCAAAACCTCGGAAACCAGTTACCCATTCAGGCATTTGTTGTTTTTATCAATCCCGAATTCACCTTATATCAAACACCACTCAACAAACCAATGATTTTCCGTTCTCAAGTTAACCGTTATATGAAAAATTTAAGTACAATTCCGTTCAAGTTAGATAAAAAACACAAAATACTTGCTGACAAATTACTGGTGAATCACATTAAAGACTCCCCTATTTTATCATTGCCATCGTATGATTATGAGCAGCTTCAAAAGGGTATCCCCTGTATTTCATGCGGCTCGTTATCGATTACTGTTAGTAGAACGAAATGTGTTTGCGAGGAATGCGGTCATGAGGAAACGGTAACAAACGCTGTTCTGCGGTGTGTTGAAGAATTTCAACGACTCTTTCCTAGTCAAAAGATCACTACAAATACAATTTTTGACTGGTGCGGGGTGGTGAAGTCAAAGGAGAGAATTAGAATGATTTTGAAAAAGTATTATAAAATAATTGGAGTACATCAGTGGGCTTTTTATGAATAA
- a CDS encoding copper amine oxidase N-terminal domain-containing protein: MSYLPRYYRNIINIGIAFVMILLSLLSPIVTEASTSSITSLTNPILYDDPGQTLGRIKIVVPAGSIKTNDVMVVKLPYNLNGGISTEIYNEDSGTIPTGTNYVFVPKNNNGLQNNNFTITSIAGDEFKLTATADASYSTDTVIYLFFNSVDIDKGDEGAIVVNFSSPDSSGFPRGSVVAGTVVNKGLVIVSAEEVVKSNNFFTFKLRLKEDIYQSLESGNSSLKLKLPKGYKWAMPTQGSETTIYGENVIFNYNVTENELILNVESDQTTIPSMWEIPLRYTVVEDSFIAPGDVMAQLNGTSNVDHREIKVGEYAEYGVAILINDDVPNLHSGKTDQRIAPIEFLERVPGSFIVSRTLYLTVPAGVKWVDYDTDRDGINLGIPSLTNDGRSLKYNLSGSNADVAKLKLDNLKVAIQPGFNGPLKIEVEGAGIEKQDIVVANVNAPVDLTTSSVPNVDIGVSNQKAANIIIKENAKEALNKGGTLEFVLPNGVDFVDVPTVNVTNGNLFIDDVRLRNNTFSFVIDEESTVASTITLSNINLRIDRSVPEGNIDVLVKGSALIETVGSYVLNQNTYDLWNNNDTYHELGIANVITPAPSTGGSSKREKAEFTLGSTTYKIGNQVKTMDIMPFVEKDRTYLPVRFAADSIGVDMDFVIWDNDSRTVTILRDNRVVQLTIGSKVLKLNGINVMMDVPAKIRNDRTILPIRFVAQAIGAQVSFDESARKVTIS, from the coding sequence ATGTCTTACCTACCCAGATATTATCGTAATATAATAAATATCGGAATCGCTTTTGTTATGATCTTGCTTTCTTTACTAAGTCCGATTGTTACAGAGGCTTCAACATCTTCGATCACTTCCTTAACGAATCCAATTCTTTATGATGACCCGGGTCAAACATTAGGTCGGATAAAGATTGTCGTTCCTGCAGGTTCAATAAAGACAAATGATGTAATGGTCGTAAAATTACCCTATAACTTAAATGGCGGAATATCCACCGAAATATATAATGAGGATAGTGGTACTATTCCGACAGGAACCAATTATGTTTTTGTTCCGAAAAATAATAATGGATTACAAAATAATAATTTTACAATTACATCCATCGCAGGTGACGAATTTAAGCTAACAGCAACTGCTGATGCTTCCTATTCGACAGACACTGTTATTTATTTATTTTTCAATAGTGTTGATATTGACAAGGGTGATGAAGGTGCAATTGTAGTGAACTTTTCAAGTCCAGATTCTTCAGGATTTCCTAGAGGTAGTGTTGTTGCTGGAACTGTTGTTAACAAAGGACTAGTTATAGTCTCAGCAGAGGAAGTCGTTAAAAGTAATAACTTCTTTACTTTTAAATTGCGTTTAAAGGAAGATATTTATCAATCTCTAGAAAGTGGGAATAGTTCTTTAAAATTAAAACTTCCTAAAGGCTATAAGTGGGCAATGCCAACTCAAGGCTCAGAAACAACAATTTACGGTGAAAACGTTATTTTTAATTATAATGTTACCGAAAACGAGCTTATTCTGAATGTTGAAAGTGACCAAACTACCATTCCATCCATGTGGGAAATTCCACTTCGATATACAGTGGTAGAAGATAGTTTCATAGCTCCTGGTGATGTTATGGCGCAACTTAACGGAACGTCAAATGTCGACCATAGAGAAATCAAAGTAGGCGAATATGCTGAATATGGTGTAGCGATTTTAATAAATGATGATGTTCCTAATCTCCATAGTGGAAAAACAGATCAACGTATTGCACCTATTGAATTTCTTGAAAGGGTTCCAGGTTCATTTATTGTGAGTCGAACATTATATCTGACAGTTCCCGCTGGCGTAAAGTGGGTTGATTATGATACGGATCGTGATGGTATTAATCTTGGAATTCCATCACTTACAAATGATGGACGTTCGTTAAAATATAATCTAAGTGGCAGTAATGCAGATGTAGCAAAATTAAAGTTGGATAACTTAAAAGTAGCGATACAACCTGGCTTTAATGGTCCGCTGAAGATTGAAGTCGAGGGAGCAGGTATTGAGAAACAAGATATTGTTGTAGCAAATGTAAACGCTCCAGTTGATTTAACAACATCTTCTGTACCCAATGTTGATATAGGAGTAAGTAATCAAAAAGCTGCCAATATTATAATTAAAGAAAATGCTAAAGAAGCTTTAAATAAGGGCGGTACATTGGAATTCGTCTTACCTAATGGTGTCGATTTTGTGGACGTACCAACTGTGAATGTGACGAATGGGAACCTTTTTATTGATGATGTTCGATTACGAAACAATACATTTTCATTCGTAATTGATGAGGAAAGTACTGTAGCTTCAACGATTACACTATCAAATATTAATTTGAGAATTGATCGCAGTGTGCCAGAGGGTAACATTGACGTTCTTGTTAAAGGTTCAGCATTAATTGAAACAGTAGGTTCTTATGTATTAAATCAAAATACGTATGATTTATGGAACAATAATGATACGTATCACGAGCTTGGAATTGCTAATGTTATAACTCCAGCTCCAAGTACAGGCGGATCTTCGAAACGAGAAAAGGCTGAATTCACACTTGGAAGTACAACCTATAAAATTGGTAATCAAGTAAAAACTATGGATATTATGCCGTTTGTTGAAAAGGACCGTACGTATTTACCTGTCCGTTTTGCTGCAGATTCCATTGGTGTCGATATGGATTTTGTTATTTGGGATAACGATAGCAGAACAGTAACAATCCTAAGAGATAATCGAGTAGTCCAGCTGACGATTGGTAGTAAGGTGCTTAAATTAAACGGAATAAACGTTATGATGGACGTTCCTGCTAAAATTAGAAATGATCGCACGATTCTACCGATCCGATTTGTAGCACAAGCTATAGGTGCGCAGGTTAGTTTTGATGAGAGCGCACGAAAGGTGACAATTAGCTAA
- a CDS encoding nucleobase:cation symporter-2 family protein has product MQNSIKTFALGFQHVLAMYAGAIIVPLIVGGALGLTIEQLTYIIGIDILTCGVASLLQVWKNKYFGIGLPVMLGCTFTAVGPMIAIGSQYGIQSVYGAIIASGIIVVLIAKYFGKLIKFFPPVVIGSVVTIIGITLIPTAMNSMGGGQGNPEFGAPKFLMLSFGVLILILLLNKFTTGFLRSVSILIGMVVGTIAAYFMGIVDFTNVGEAKWIHMVQPFYFGAPKFEITPILTMTLVAIVGLIESTGTYLALSNICDRKLTDKDITNGYRAEGLAITLGGIFNAFPYTTYSQNVGLVQLSGVKSKSVIVMAGFILITLGFVPKIAAVTTIIPDPVLGGAMVAMFGMVVAYGIKMLSNVSFETNGNLLIIACSVGMGLGVTTVPELFAQFPSSIQIITSNGIVAGSITAIVLNILFNVIPSRQEKKAANTSTQLKEQQAS; this is encoded by the coding sequence ATGCAAAACTCTATTAAAACATTCGCATTAGGTTTTCAACATGTATTAGCTATGTATGCTGGCGCAATTATTGTACCGTTAATAGTCGGCGGAGCGTTAGGCTTAACGATCGAGCAACTAACATATATTATCGGGATTGATATATTAACATGCGGAGTCGCATCCCTTCTGCAAGTATGGAAAAATAAATACTTCGGTATCGGCTTACCAGTTATGCTTGGCTGTACATTTACAGCTGTAGGACCAATGATTGCTATCGGAAGTCAATACGGCATTCAGTCTGTATACGGAGCGATTATCGCATCAGGTATCATTGTTGTACTAATTGCAAAGTATTTTGGTAAGTTAATCAAATTCTTCCCGCCGGTTGTAATCGGCTCTGTTGTAACAATTATCGGTATTACATTAATCCCAACTGCTATGAATAGTATGGGGGGCGGTCAAGGAAATCCTGAGTTTGGTGCTCCTAAATTTTTAATGCTATCATTTGGTGTTCTAATTTTAATTTTATTATTAAACAAATTCACAACTGGATTTTTGCGATCTGTTTCAATCTTAATTGGTATGGTTGTTGGTACTATTGCTGCATACTTTATGGGAATCGTTGATTTTACAAACGTCGGTGAAGCAAAATGGATTCACATGGTTCAACCATTTTACTTCGGTGCACCTAAGTTCGAAATCACACCAATTTTAACTATGACTTTAGTTGCGATTGTAGGTTTAATCGAATCAACAGGTACGTATCTTGCTTTAAGTAATATTTGTGATCGAAAATTAACTGATAAGGATATTACGAATGGATACCGCGCTGAAGGATTAGCGATTACACTTGGAGGGATTTTTAACGCCTTCCCTTACACCACTTATTCACAGAACGTGGGTCTTGTTCAATTATCCGGTGTTAAATCAAAAAGTGTGATTGTAATGGCAGGTTTCATCCTTATTACCTTAGGCTTTGTTCCGAAAATCGCTGCGGTTACAACTATCATTCCAGACCCAGTTCTAGGTGGAGCAATGGTTGCAATGTTCGGTATGGTTGTGGCGTACGGTATTAAGATGTTAAGTAATGTAAGCTTTGAAACAAACGGAAACTTACTAATTATCGCTTGTTCAGTAGGTATGGGTTTAGGCGTAACAACTGTACCTGAACTATTTGCGCAATTCCCTTCTAGCATTCAAATTATTACTAGTAACGGGATTGTAGCGGGAAGTATTACAGCGATTGTGTTAAATATTTTATTTAATGTGATTCCAAGTCGACAAGAGAAAAAAGCTGCAAACACTTCAACTCAATTGAAAGAACAACAAGCTTCGTAG